One Rhinoraja longicauda isolate Sanriku21f chromosome 19, sRhiLon1.1, whole genome shotgun sequence genomic window, aaacaaaaagttccatttcactccttttaaatcctttctcatctcctcaaaattagcctttctccagtccaaaatctcaacccttggtccagatttgaccttctccataattatattgaaactaatggcattgtagaATCAGCCGTCGTAGTTTTGAGCTctacagaatacaaacacctctctacattccggccaggctgtcctgagatcccatagattatgccggaggccaattagtttgggaacaacaacaactggaacagatgaaacatttactggtgaatgcagcatttatttcagaaatatcccccaccattttgtgactgcactttcacttcaccagactgtagtgtaacccctcaccttcagaaacaccacactgtccttttgatccatctgctgctgcaacttacagagttcctcctgaatggaatttaaattctcttcaatttctcgaagatttttctccattgcatttagaatctgcttctcttcctcccggatatcagCCTGCacacgctgctctttctcagtgagaatctggtgcagttcagcaaactgggatgtgatcttagactgaaggttgtgtgactgttcctgtgaaatgaaaggtgaagtttAGTAtataatgtcactgattgtgtttcctcacGACTTTGACGgtgacatttgtcctgtgcatttttttatttgctttggcagTTCAATtctttgtctaaatgtttctgatatATCGTGACGGGAATCTtataacccatcaatcctctacccccaatacaattacctgctgcctattccttttcacgtgCCCTTTAATTCCCACTCATCCGCCCACCACACACTTtcatagggataatttacagtcgccgattgacctttgaaccagcatgtattggggacgtggaaggaatccgacacggtcacagggtgaaggcgtgaaccacacgggcagcgcccgaggtcaggatcgaaccccgtcaccagaactaggagacagcagcactacacgCATCACGGGAATCAAATCTACACGaggtcaggaaatcgaaactggaaagcctcaccagaactccagaaatcttctgtttctgttgctgctccattcgcACGATCTCGGATTTcctttttgtgagagactggatggaaactTTAACCTGATCCTGggattgtgtttgaaaatcagagaataaaagtgttagacaattaaaaaaaggaattaaacaatgatAAGATCAACATTGATTTGCTTTACCTTGTAGAATTCTGCAGCTTCTGCGATCAGCgcaaagctgtgagacttgtgttcccgcccagctgcacaaaccacacagatcagcttcttgtcagtttcacaaaacagcttcagttcttcctgatgttccccgcagtgaggtttactttccttctctttgagattcaggctcagtgttcgagctttctcagccagtctcgccaaggcccgattcaccctgagggtgcggtctgtaaacacctctctacattccgggcaggagtttctcccctccctgtcccaactctgtgtgatacaggagcggcagaagttgtgcccgcactccagtataaccggatcggtgaagaaatccaggcagatgggacaaactatctcctccgttaaactctcgacctgatctttcgaagccatttgaactccgccacttcctggttcaaaacgcgttccctttcgcgcagctgctgaatccttgcagtatcggggcacggctgtggggaggcggagctcagccccgtcaatcacagccctgaccagcaagtggatgttatatgcaacaagctgcgggtaaatttcattcccttaaactaaatacatcagtgtttcccatcgtgaattgatcattatattaggctgcacaatgatattatatccacagcaaacactgttatttcatttcacagtctcatgtgcaaacttgaattcaactcaatgagccaattatactctatcgtcacatgaaccaagggaccgtgaaatgctttgcttttgcatgaaatccggtaaaatacagacctcccccaggcagtacagagagagtcgccacgtttctggggccaccaaagttgcgggatgtttatggaacagtctatatttccccgcagcggcgaaccaggtcccgccgcccccgcgccgcccccctTCCTTCTCGGCTCTGACGGGACGACATGGATTTTAGCTCAGTGGGGGCAAGTTTCTAGGAGATGTGCGGGTCATGTTttattacacagggtggtgggtgcctggaacgcgctgctggaGTGGGGGTAGAGGCACATAAGGGAGAGGCATTGCGTAGtctaatgtgggctgaagggactgatctagttcgatgtggccatcaactaaaccgacaggttcattatagctcccattcccagctcctcccccacaaccattgggttcttcaaccgacctgccgtgcccgcgtttggcccatatccctccaaacctgccctatccatgtatctgtccaactacttCGTTAACGTTGTAATAGTCCCTGCCCAACTACCTCCTACTGGATAATCTCgatacagaaaaaatgttccctacgttgggggagtacagaaccaggggccacagtctaagaataaaggggaggccatttaaaactgaggtgagaaggaactttttcacccagagagttgtgaatttgtggaattctctgccacagaagatagtggaggccaattcattggatgaatttaaaaaagatttagatagagctctagaggctggtggaatcaagggatatggggagaatgcaggcacaggttactgattgtggatgatcagctatgattacaatgaattgcggtgctggctcgaagggccatattgccttctcctgcacagatatatagacaatagacaatcggtgcaggaggaggccattcggcccttcgagccagcgccgccattcaatgtgatcatggctgatcattctcaatcagtaccccgttcctgccttctccccataccccctgactccgctatccttaagagctctatccagctctctcttgaatgcattcagagaattggcctccactgccttctgaggcagagaattccacagattcacaactttctgactgaaaaagtttttcctcatctcagttctaaatggcctaccccttattcttaaactgtggccccttgttctggactccccaaacattgggaacatgtttcctgccaaaacgtgtccaaccccttaataatcttatacgttttgacaagatctcctctcatccttctaaattccagtgtatacaagcctagtcgctccaatctttcaacatatgatagtcccgccattccgggaattaacctagtaaacctacgctgcacgccctcaatagcaagaatatccttcctcaaatttggagaccaaaactgcacacagtactccagatgcggtctcactagggccctgttcaactgcagaaggacctctttgctcctatactcaactcctcttgttatgaaggccaacattccattggctttcttcactgcctgctgtacctgcatgcttcctttcagtgactgatgcactaagacacccagatcacgttgtacgtcccctcttcctaacttgacaccattcagataatactctgccttccttttcttaccaccaaagtggataacctcacacttatccacattaaactgcatctgccatgcatccgcccactaacataacctgtccaagtcaccctgcaacctcatagcatcttcctcacagttcacactaccacccagctttgtatcatctgcaaatttgctaatggtacttttaatcccttcatccaagtcattaatgtatattgtaaatagttgcggtcccagcaccgagccttgcggtaccccactagttactgcctgccattctcaaagggacccatttatccccactctgtcaaccaattttcttcccatgtcagtaccctacctccaataccatgtgctctaattttgcccactaatcttttcatatttttcatattttttcatatttcagatacagcgcggaaacaggccttttcggcccaccaagtccgcgccgcccagcgatccccgcacattaacactacacacactagggacaattttagggacaatttttacatttacccagtcaattaacctacatacccgtacgtctttggagtgtgggaggaaaccgaagatctcggagaaaacccacgcaggtcacggggagaacgtacaaactccttacagtacagcacccgtagacaggatcgaacctgagtctccggtgctgcattcgctgtaaagcagcaactctaccgctgcgccaccgtgccgcccggtggcataatctcctatgtggaaccttgtcaaatgctttctgaaagtcaaggtacaccacatccacctgctctcccctgtcaattttcctggttacatcctcaaagaattccagaagattagtcaagcatgatttccccttcgtaaatccatgctgactcagaacaatcctgttactactatccaaatgctccgcaatttcgtcttttataattgactccggcatcttccccaccactgatgtcagactaactggtctataatttcccgttttctctctccctcctttcttaaaaagtgggacaacattagctaccctccaatccacaggaactgatcctgaatctatagaacattggaaaatgatcaccaatgcatccacaatttctagcgccatctccttaagtactctgggatgcagaccatcaggccctggggatttatcagccttcagtcccatcagtctacccaacaccattacctgcctaatgtggatttccttcagttcctccgtcacccttggatctctgcccactagaacatctgggagattgcttgtatcttccttagtgaagacagatccaaagtaccggttcaactcgtctgccatttccttgtttcccataataaatttccccgcttctgtcttcaagggacccacatttgccttgactatttttttcctctttacatacttaaaaaagcttttactatcctcctttgtattattgg contains:
- the LOC144603040 gene encoding zinc-binding protein A33-like, which produces MASKDQVESLTEEIVCPICLDFFTDPVILECGHNFCRSCITQSWDREGRNSCPECREVFTDRTLRVNRALARLAEKARTLSLNLKEKESKPHCGEHQEELKLFCETDKKLICVVCAAGREHKSHSFALIAEAAEFYKDQVKVSIQSLTKRKSEIVRMEQQQKQKISGVLEQSHNLQSKITSQFAELHQILTEKEQRVQADIREEEKQILNAMEKNLREIEENLNSIQEELCKLQQQMDQKDSVVFLKEEAGRKRRVRDEAKPLSVVDVALPIEKFHCPVSLNTAFKQTSDDFKQVSVTLDVETAHAQLEVSEDRKRVRATGTRRSLPDTGKRFTHWWCVLGSEGFTSGRHYWEVEVAGSEGWSLGVAAESVEKKREITLTPESGVWSIRWWDDKFDAVTSPPSRLPARPIPGRVGVYLSYESGTVSFYDADTKSHLHTFTGNKFTEKLYPFFWTWRKDQWLRICSGSAPGV